A region from the Salicibibacter cibarius genome encodes:
- a CDS encoding alpha/beta fold hydrolase has protein sequence MFTDINGGQQVHYHCSGEGKDVILLHGWGANIDAFSPVHRNLEQHFKVWSLDFPGFGKSPEPPEPWSVDDYTNMLEQFMKTHDIQRPILIGHSFGGRVSIRYASDRDVHKVILVDSAGIKPKRKLKNQVKVYSYKTSKALLNLPGLKSRKEDILANMKKKLGSTDYQNVSGVMQQTLVKVVNEDLRHYLPRIAVPTLLVWGEHDDATPVSDAKIMEEMIPDAGLVVLKGAGHYAYLDNLQEFLVILNHFLDKDKGARTSHE, from the coding sequence GTGTTTACAGATATAAATGGGGGGCAACAAGTCCATTACCATTGCTCGGGAGAGGGGAAAGATGTGATTCTCCTGCATGGATGGGGCGCGAACATTGACGCTTTTTCCCCGGTGCATCGTAACCTCGAACAGCATTTCAAGGTATGGTCGCTTGATTTCCCCGGTTTTGGGAAAAGCCCGGAACCACCGGAGCCGTGGAGCGTCGATGATTATACAAATATGTTGGAACAATTTATGAAAACACATGATATTCAGCGCCCGATTCTGATTGGACATTCATTCGGAGGCAGGGTGTCGATTCGTTATGCCTCTGACCGAGATGTACATAAGGTTATTTTAGTGGATAGCGCGGGCATTAAACCGAAACGCAAGTTAAAAAATCAAGTGAAAGTATATTCGTATAAAACGAGTAAAGCATTATTAAATCTACCTGGCTTAAAATCACGCAAGGAAGACATCCTCGCGAATATGAAAAAGAAATTGGGATCCACTGACTATCAAAACGTATCCGGTGTGATGCAGCAAACGCTCGTGAAAGTCGTGAATGAAGATTTGCGCCATTATTTGCCGCGCATTGCGGTGCCCACATTATTGGTCTGGGGCGAGCATGACGACGCGACGCCTGTATCCGATGCTAAAATAATGGAAGAAATGATTCCCGATGCCGGCCTTGTCGTCCTTAAAGGCGCAGGCCACTATGCTTATCTCGATAACCTACAGGAATTTTTAGTCATCCTCAATCATTTTCTTGATAAAGACAAGGGGGCCCGTACGTCGCATGAGTAA
- a CDS encoding IS4 family transposase produces MRGKTKEIEKVIQTHSFSIDSIIRDVMKTFNFRSLCHKVGLKKEQGYPVADIITLLLVFPLMFLNSVNAFYKSGYKQVTKMQKDTIYRLKNHARMPWRNLLLHVSKQFQSLVNPDQDVDDKSAFIFDDTMDERVGRRIEEVSYVHDHVAGRKKSKATLGFKNLTMGLFDGKSFNPLDFSLHSEKKLYKKQRKEQYQKKRDPRSNGAKRKKECDVDKITNAIRMLKRAVKHGFKAKYVLVDSWFASKDFIRTCRGVKDGAMHVICAVRKDWRKYRYQGKDMHAKELLKTLKSEGKEKRCRKRNTRYYEVTVYYPGIDETVKLFFCRFPYQKEWRLYLSTDISLSFIETMDIYSVRWTIEVFFRETKQHLRLGKCQSQDFDAQIAHVTTTYILYAFLSYFRRINDYETLGGLFEEMKDDMVEKNMAQRLWEMFDELLDVIIAAISESGAVDIHAFKTSEEYQYIKTLFEDSFLGHQLFDDDNVA; encoded by the coding sequence ATGCGGGGAAAAACCAAAGAGATTGAAAAAGTGATTCAAACTCATAGTTTTTCAATTGATTCAATTATAAGGGATGTTATGAAAACGTTCAACTTTCGTTCCCTTTGTCACAAGGTCGGATTGAAGAAAGAGCAAGGATATCCGGTTGCAGATATCATCACCTTACTATTGGTGTTTCCACTGATGTTTTTGAACAGCGTCAATGCCTTCTACAAAAGTGGATACAAACAGGTCACCAAAATGCAAAAGGATACGATTTATCGCTTGAAAAACCACGCCCGGATGCCTTGGCGCAACCTGCTTCTTCATGTGTCTAAGCAGTTTCAATCTTTGGTTAACCCTGATCAGGACGTGGACGATAAGTCGGCTTTTATCTTTGATGATACGATGGACGAGCGTGTTGGCCGCCGGATTGAAGAGGTTTCTTACGTCCACGACCATGTGGCCGGACGCAAGAAATCCAAAGCAACGCTCGGGTTCAAAAATCTCACCATGGGACTCTTTGATGGGAAAAGCTTTAACCCGCTTGATTTCAGTCTTCATTCTGAAAAGAAGCTATACAAGAAACAGCGGAAAGAGCAATATCAAAAGAAGCGTGATCCTCGCTCAAACGGTGCCAAGCGCAAGAAGGAATGCGATGTCGACAAAATCACGAATGCGATACGTATGCTCAAAAGAGCGGTGAAGCACGGTTTCAAAGCCAAGTATGTTCTCGTAGACAGTTGGTTTGCCAGCAAGGACTTTATCCGCACGTGCAGAGGGGTCAAAGATGGAGCGATGCACGTCATTTGTGCTGTCCGCAAGGACTGGAGAAAGTACCGTTACCAAGGGAAAGACATGCATGCGAAGGAACTGCTGAAAACCCTGAAAAGCGAAGGAAAAGAAAAACGTTGCCGCAAACGCAATACGCGTTATTATGAAGTCACCGTCTACTATCCCGGGATCGATGAAACCGTCAAATTGTTTTTTTGCCGCTTTCCGTACCAAAAAGAGTGGCGACTGTATCTCTCTACAGATATCAGCTTATCATTCATTGAAACCATGGACATTTATTCGGTTCGTTGGACGATCGAAGTTTTTTTCAGAGAGACGAAACAGCACCTTCGTCTGGGGAAATGCCAATCCCAAGATTTCGACGCGCAAATCGCCCATGTAACAACCACCTACATCCTGTATGCCTTTTTGTCTTATTTCCGACGAATCAACGATTACGAAACCTTGGGAGGGTTATTTGAAGAGATGAAAGACGACATGGTGGAGAAAAATATGGCACAACGGTTATGGGAAATGTTTGATGAGCTCCTGGACGTGATTATCGCAGCCATCTCAGAATCAGGAGCGGTCGATATTCATGCCTTTAAGACGTCTGAGGAATACCAATACATCAAAACCCTTTTTGAAGACTCATTTTTGGGCCATCAGCTATTTGACGACGATAATGTCGCTTAA
- a CDS encoding D-alanine--D-alanine ligase family protein → MKTKVGVFFGGISVEHEVSVISGLQAIDAMDDRRYEPVPIYMAKDRTWYTGEKLLDIEAYKDLDGLLKEVQSVTPVAAENGGVILQKNPVPKFGKREVAHIDVAFPVLHGTFGEDGALQGFFELLNIPYAGCDVASSAAGMDKIMMKQMLRDQDVPVLSDVWFYQHQWAGDQAALQKKIEDKLGYPVIVKPSNLGSSVGIDIAHDSASLETVVEEAFSFASKLVVEPLISDLTEVNCSVLGDSEETKTSELEEVLKSEEILSYADKYQGGAGGKGDTSGAKGPGGMENTDRVIPAPIDGEFSTEIHRLAKETFRALGCSGVSRIDFMIDKNENQVYVNEINTIPGSLSFYLWEPAGKDFTTLIHEMIQLALKRERNRERLTFSIDTNLFAMQGGGKGGKQGSKR, encoded by the coding sequence ATGAAAACAAAAGTAGGTGTTTTTTTCGGAGGAATATCTGTTGAGCATGAAGTTTCCGTGATTTCAGGCTTGCAGGCGATTGACGCCATGGATGACCGCCGTTATGAGCCGGTCCCCATTTATATGGCGAAAGACCGCACCTGGTACACCGGGGAAAAATTGTTGGACATTGAAGCCTACAAGGACTTGGATGGTTTGTTAAAAGAAGTACAATCCGTAACCCCTGTTGCGGCTGAAAACGGTGGCGTTATTTTACAAAAAAATCCGGTGCCCAAGTTTGGAAAAAGAGAAGTCGCCCATATCGATGTTGCTTTCCCCGTGTTGCACGGAACGTTTGGCGAAGATGGGGCGTTGCAAGGGTTCTTTGAGTTGTTAAATATTCCATATGCCGGTTGCGATGTCGCTTCCTCCGCGGCCGGGATGGATAAAATCATGATGAAGCAAATGCTTCGGGACCAGGACGTGCCGGTGCTGTCGGATGTTTGGTTTTATCAGCATCAGTGGGCAGGAGACCAAGCGGCGCTACAGAAAAAAATCGAGGACAAACTTGGGTACCCGGTCATTGTCAAGCCGTCAAACCTTGGGTCAAGTGTAGGCATTGACATTGCCCATGATTCGGCTTCACTTGAAACGGTGGTGGAGGAGGCATTTTCCTTCGCCTCTAAACTCGTTGTTGAACCCTTGATCTCTGACTTAACCGAAGTCAATTGCTCGGTGCTCGGCGATTCTGAAGAGACAAAGACCTCCGAGCTGGAAGAAGTATTGAAAAGCGAAGAGATTTTAAGTTATGCCGATAAGTATCAAGGCGGTGCCGGCGGAAAAGGAGATACGTCGGGGGCGAAAGGCCCCGGGGGAATGGAGAATACGGATCGTGTCATCCCCGCCCCGATCGACGGGGAATTCTCTACGGAGATTCATCGCTTGGCAAAGGAAACCTTCCGTGCTCTCGGCTGTAGCGGCGTTTCCCGCATTGACTTCATGATCGACAAAAACGAAAATCAAGTGTATGTCAATGAGATTAACACGATCCCGGGATCGCTTTCCTTTTATTTATGGGAGCCGGCCGGCAAAGATTTCACCACCCTTATCCACGAGATGATTCAATTGGCGTTGAAGCGGGAACGAAACCGCGAGCGCTTAACATTCTCCATCGACACCAACCTTTTCGCCATGCAAGGTGGCGGAAAAGGCGGAAAACAGGGGAGTAAAAGATAA
- a CDS encoding UDP-N-acetylmuramoyl-tripeptide--D-alanyl-D-alanine ligase, with product MSNLLILLLIAAWAWYTIIRVKKNVHMLQLNAYRTERYFRWMKEHPEKAMYPRDVWPALALVFLLPFWGFSATWALTLAALWAIAAYGLLIVTRPKAAEKKKLVYTPRVKRLLVATGILYVLILAIAWLIGVNAFVALLLLLVAANILAFFIVMIANVINLPVESQINQRYFNDAESIVESMPDLEVIGITGSFGKTSTKHILKAVLAAEYNVLMTPESYNTKMGVTRTIREHLKPYHDLFIAEMGAKQENDIAEICELVHQKYGVLTAIGEQHLETFKTLENIKKTKFELVETLPEDGTAFLNKDDENIRAYPQMNNCRTMYYGIDADDLHYRATEIAYSAKGTTFKVLKYDGSSVMIETKLLGRHNIYNILAAVAIGSEKNIPLEKIARAIKGVPPVPHRLELKKSSEKLTIIDDSFNSNPTGSKMAVEVLGSMPEKKVLVTPGMIELGEKEYELNKTLAHHAAGVCDFIILVGKKQTEPLQDGLTEAEYPQARYYVAADLQDALQKMREVTATEPSVVLLENDLPDTFNE from the coding sequence ATGAGTAACCTATTGATTCTTTTACTTATTGCCGCTTGGGCTTGGTATACGATTATCCGTGTGAAAAAGAACGTGCATATGCTCCAACTCAATGCATATCGAACGGAGCGGTATTTCCGCTGGATGAAAGAGCACCCGGAAAAAGCAATGTATCCGCGTGACGTGTGGCCGGCGCTTGCGCTTGTTTTCTTGTTGCCGTTCTGGGGGTTCTCAGCTACTTGGGCCTTAACGCTTGCGGCATTATGGGCGATCGCGGCCTATGGTTTGCTCATCGTCACGCGGCCGAAAGCCGCGGAGAAAAAGAAGCTTGTTTATACACCGCGCGTGAAAAGGCTGTTGGTCGCAACGGGCATCCTTTATGTGCTTATCCTCGCGATTGCATGGCTAATTGGCGTTAATGCCTTCGTCGCCCTTTTGCTTTTGTTGGTTGCGGCTAATATTCTTGCTTTTTTTATCGTTATGATTGCAAATGTCATCAATTTGCCGGTCGAGTCGCAGATTAATCAACGTTATTTTAATGATGCCGAAAGCATCGTGGAATCGATGCCCGATCTTGAAGTAATCGGCATCACGGGAAGCTTTGGAAAAACGAGCACGAAGCATATTTTAAAGGCTGTATTGGCAGCTGAGTACAACGTTCTCATGACTCCGGAAAGCTACAATACGAAAATGGGGGTTACAAGAACGATTCGGGAACATTTGAAGCCGTATCACGATCTGTTTATTGCCGAGATGGGCGCGAAACAAGAGAATGATATTGCAGAGATTTGTGAACTTGTTCATCAAAAATACGGCGTGCTTACCGCGATCGGGGAACAGCATTTAGAAACGTTTAAAACCCTTGAAAACATAAAAAAGACGAAATTTGAACTCGTGGAAACACTGCCGGAAGATGGAACGGCTTTTCTCAATAAAGATGATGAAAACATCCGCGCGTATCCGCAAATGAATAATTGCCGCACGATGTATTACGGGATCGATGCCGATGATCTTCATTACCGTGCGACAGAAATCGCGTATTCGGCAAAAGGCACCACATTTAAGGTGCTAAAGTATGACGGATCGAGCGTGATGATTGAAACGAAATTATTGGGCAGGCATAACATCTATAATATTCTCGCGGCTGTGGCGATTGGATCGGAAAAGAACATTCCGCTGGAAAAAATTGCCCGGGCCATTAAAGGGGTTCCGCCGGTTCCGCATCGTCTCGAACTGAAAAAATCGAGCGAAAAACTCACTATCATTGATGATAGTTTTAATTCCAATCCGACCGGTTCGAAGATGGCCGTCGAGGTGCTGGGATCGATGCCGGAGAAAAAAGTGCTCGTCACGCCCGGGATGATTGAGTTGGGCGAGAAAGAATATGAGCTTAATAAAACACTTGCGCACCATGCGGCCGGGGTTTGTGATTTTATTATTCTCGTTGGCAAAAAACAAACCGAACCGCTTCAAGACGGGTTAACGGAAGCTGAATATCCGCAGGCGCGCTATTATGTGGCTGCAGATTTGCAAGATGCGTTGCAAAAAATGCGCGAGGTGACGGCAACGGAACCTTCCGTTGTGCTGCTGGAAAACGATTTGCCGGATACGTTCAATGAATAG
- the cls gene encoding cardiolipin synthase, which produces MDILSIAVGLLFFLNAIFAGIIVFMERRDVHATWAWLLILVFIPYLGFILYMVLGQNLTRKRLFHWDGIEKIGLKDLINEQLSDMKHDRFDFQNETSSNHRHLISMLLRSNDAVLTQDNHIDVFTDGVDKFSQLLADIAEAKDHIHLQYYIFRNDTLGKRVINLLTEKAREGVQVRVLYDDMGSRKLHPRHFQTLTEAGGEVGVFFPSRIPYVNSRLNYRNHRKIVVIDGKTAYVGGFNVGDEYLGHNRRMGYWRDSHLRMRGSSVKALQTRFILDWNQASQDKTIHYEPHYFPDMPPQGEFSTQIVSSGPDTKWEEIKNGYIKMITSARDSVFIQTPYFIPDASLLDALRIAALAGKDVRIMIPNKPDHPFVYWATYSHMGELLNSGARFFIYDAGFIHSKMLVVDRSVGTIGTANIDVRSFRLNFEVNAFMYNDDLGEKMASIFEADQALSSEMTPQRYQERGMWVRFKESIARLLSPIL; this is translated from the coding sequence ATGGACATTTTATCAATCGCCGTTGGCTTGTTATTTTTTCTTAACGCGATTTTTGCCGGCATCATTGTTTTCATGGAACGGCGTGATGTGCACGCAACATGGGCTTGGTTGCTCATCCTAGTATTTATCCCTTACCTCGGATTCATCCTTTACATGGTCCTTGGACAAAACTTAACCCGGAAACGTTTATTTCATTGGGACGGCATTGAAAAAATAGGTTTGAAAGACTTAATCAATGAGCAATTAAGTGACATGAAACATGACCGCTTTGATTTTCAAAATGAAACATCGAGCAACCATCGCCACCTGATTTCCATGCTGCTTCGCAGTAACGATGCCGTGTTAACCCAAGACAATCATATAGACGTGTTCACGGACGGCGTCGATAAATTTTCGCAATTGTTGGCGGACATCGCGGAGGCGAAAGACCATATTCATCTGCAATATTACATATTTCGTAATGATACCCTCGGCAAACGCGTCATAAACTTGTTGACTGAAAAAGCACGCGAAGGAGTGCAAGTGCGTGTGCTCTATGACGATATGGGGTCCCGCAAGCTTCATCCGAGACATTTTCAAACTCTAACGGAAGCCGGGGGCGAAGTAGGCGTTTTTTTTCCATCCCGTATCCCTTATGTGAACTCACGACTGAATTACCGCAATCACCGTAAAATCGTGGTGATCGATGGGAAGACCGCGTATGTTGGCGGTTTTAACGTCGGCGATGAATACTTGGGGCATAATAGACGAATGGGGTATTGGCGCGATAGCCACTTACGGATGCGCGGCTCTTCGGTGAAAGCACTGCAAACCCGTTTCATTCTTGATTGGAATCAAGCTTCTCAAGACAAAACCATTCATTATGAACCCCATTATTTTCCCGACATGCCCCCTCAAGGGGAGTTTAGCACACAAATCGTTTCCAGCGGTCCGGATACCAAATGGGAAGAAATCAAAAACGGGTATATCAAAATGATCACGTCGGCACGCGACTCCGTATTCATTCAAACCCCGTATTTTATTCCGGATGCGAGTTTGCTTGATGCTTTGCGCATCGCTGCCCTTGCCGGCAAGGATGTACGCATCATGATCCCGAATAAACCGGATCATCCCTTTGTCTATTGGGCGACGTATTCCCACATGGGAGAATTACTCAATTCAGGCGCCCGGTTTTTCATTTACGATGCCGGCTTTATCCATTCGAAAATGCTCGTCGTGGACCGCAGCGTCGGCACCATCGGGACCGCGAACATCGACGTGCGCAGCTTCCGTCTGAATTTCGAAGTGAACGCCTTTATGTATAATGATGACCTCGGCGAAAAAATGGCATCAATTTTCGAAGCCGATCAAGCTCTTTCTTCGGAAATGACCCCGCAACGTTACCAAGAACGGGGAATGTGGGTACGTTTCAAAGAATCGATTGCCCGGTTGCTGTCACCGATATTATAA
- the nagB gene encoding glucosamine-6-phosphate deaminase produces the protein MDIQICKNYENLSTKACAHVSGQIAKKENSVLGLATGGTPEGMYKKLVEQHRKGVLSFQQVTTFNLDEYIGLPANHPLSYRVYMKDRFFSKVDLSVVNTHLPDGQAADLTAECARYEALLREAGGVDIQVLGLGHNGHIGFNEPGTPFASTTHIVELDGKTREANARYFDKKSDVPKKAITMGIETILAAGEILVLISGADKAEALRDMLYREMTTEFPATALQQHPNVTILADEQAAKSLHE, from the coding sequence ATGGACATACAAATCTGTAAAAATTACGAGAATCTAAGCACAAAAGCTTGTGCGCATGTGTCCGGACAGATTGCAAAAAAAGAAAACAGTGTATTGGGATTGGCAACGGGTGGTACGCCCGAAGGGATGTACAAAAAGTTGGTCGAGCAACATCGAAAGGGTGTACTTTCTTTTCAACAGGTAACCACGTTCAATCTGGATGAATACATCGGTTTGCCCGCGAACCATCCTTTAAGCTATCGCGTATATATGAAGGATCGTTTCTTTTCAAAGGTTGACCTTTCAGTGGTGAATACACACTTGCCCGATGGCCAAGCGGCTGATCTAACGGCGGAATGTGCACGTTATGAAGCATTGCTTCGCGAGGCAGGCGGTGTAGACATACAAGTGTTGGGGCTGGGGCATAACGGTCACATCGGCTTCAACGAACCGGGCACGCCCTTTGCTTCTACCACTCACATTGTCGAACTTGATGGAAAAACGAGAGAGGCGAATGCCCGTTACTTTGACAAAAAAAGCGATGTTCCCAAAAAAGCAATAACCATGGGAATCGAAACGATTTTAGCTGCCGGCGAAATCCTGGTTCTCATCTCGGGTGCCGATAAGGCCGAAGCACTCAGAGACATGCTGTATCGGGAGATGACGACTGAATTTCCGGCCACCGCTTTGCAACAGCATCCGAATGTTACCATCCTTGCCGATGAACAAGCGGCAAAAAGCTTGCACGAATAG
- a CDS encoding winged helix-turn-helix domain-containing protein yields MAIQVSKKAARRFLLAKSGLNNYGALDSNVATALRQLECVQLDPVAIIERNHHLVFFNRLEKYNRQELERQLWEGHAFEYFANAACLLPMEDYPIFKGKIKTSEREWASKRHLYQDVERMIRQALADQGPLPSKAFASDKKVVGAWDQPTHATTKETSHVLRVLFETGAIQVCGRQGSERYFALSEDVIPAAWQQEAEAISEKEADRRLVHKYLRAYRLIDDSDPRFGWQRMTAKERKDWVDGFISDGTLTPVDIEGATGRYTVLQEEAEQLLAYEAHNERVNNAVSFLPPLDNLLWRRTRLEDLFDFTYRWEIYIPQHKRRYGPYALPILLDDQLIGRADPFFDRDHGRFSIHVHEEPSRKWSKTRAELVERGARRMGERLGAEDVRVTGVKK; encoded by the coding sequence ATGGCCATTCAAGTCAGCAAAAAGGCAGCACGGCGGTTCCTTCTCGCGAAATCAGGTCTGAATAATTATGGTGCACTCGACTCGAATGTGGCGACAGCACTTCGCCAATTGGAATGCGTGCAATTGGATCCGGTGGCGATCATTGAGCGTAATCACCACCTTGTATTTTTCAATCGTTTGGAAAAATACAATCGGCAAGAACTCGAACGCCAATTGTGGGAAGGGCATGCTTTTGAATATTTTGCCAATGCAGCTTGTTTACTCCCAATGGAGGACTATCCGATTTTTAAAGGGAAAATAAAAACGAGTGAGCGGGAATGGGCATCGAAAAGGCATCTGTATCAAGATGTGGAACGTATGATCCGCCAAGCGTTAGCAGATCAAGGCCCGTTGCCATCCAAGGCCTTTGCTTCAGATAAAAAGGTTGTCGGTGCCTGGGACCAACCAACGCACGCGACAACGAAAGAAACGAGTCATGTGCTTCGAGTCCTGTTTGAAACCGGTGCCATTCAAGTATGTGGCAGACAAGGGTCTGAGCGCTATTTTGCTTTGAGCGAAGATGTTATTCCCGCGGCCTGGCAACAAGAAGCAGAAGCGATCAGCGAAAAAGAAGCGGACCGAAGACTTGTGCACAAATACTTGCGCGCATACCGCCTGATCGATGACAGCGATCCGCGATTTGGTTGGCAGCGTATGACAGCTAAGGAGCGTAAGGACTGGGTGGACGGCTTTATCTCTGATGGCACGCTCACCCCGGTGGATATCGAGGGCGCGACCGGGCGATACACAGTGTTGCAAGAAGAAGCTGAACAGCTACTTGCATACGAAGCACACAATGAGCGCGTCAACAATGCCGTCTCTTTTTTGCCACCCCTCGATAATTTGTTGTGGCGCAGAACGCGCTTGGAAGATTTATTCGATTTCACGTATCGTTGGGAAATTTATATACCGCAACACAAGCGGCGCTATGGTCCATACGCACTTCCAATCCTGCTGGATGATCAGCTGATCGGACGGGCAGATCCGTTTTTTGACCGTGACCATGGGAGGTTTTCTATTCATGTCCATGAAGAACCTTCCCGGAAATGGTCAAAAACGCGTGCGGAACTAGTGGAGCGCGGGGCCAGACGCATGGGGGAACGTCTCGGTGCAGAGGACGTCCGAGTCACGGGGGTGAAGAAGTAA
- the nagA gene encoding N-acetylglucosamine-6-phosphate deacetylase produces the protein MPRQSNVILHGMKLIMKNDVWINGYIFLRNETIIAVGKDLKDDDFPGIPRRMYRENMLAFPGFIDIHTHGGYGVDVMDGSQEVFETLGASLPSEGTTAYLATTITQEKENITRALQTGAVYYHRQREAGVAELLGFHLEGPFINVKRKGAQPEEHIISNDLDLYKAFQREADGTIRIVTYAPEMLGGLDLTAYISETGVIPSIGHSDATYGEMKTAVAAGAKHITHLYNGMRGFHHREPGVVGAAYTIDELQSEIIADGLHSSPPAVATAYRTGGFRNLFLITDSMRAKGLQDGTYDLGGQGVTVRDEKATLADGTLAGSIITMDGCVRNMRAYTDAALPELAAMVAGNQAKALGIDDRKGSIAPEKDADLVLLNEHLDVEETWCRGQLAYQSEER, from the coding sequence ATGCCTCGTCAATCAAACGTTATTTTGCATGGAATGAAACTTATAATGAAAAATGACGTATGGATAAATGGATATATTTTTTTGCGAAATGAAACGATCATTGCTGTCGGGAAAGATTTAAAAGACGACGATTTTCCCGGAATCCCGAGGCGGATGTACAGAGAGAACATGCTTGCGTTTCCCGGGTTTATTGACATTCACACCCATGGCGGATACGGGGTCGATGTGATGGACGGCAGCCAAGAAGTGTTTGAAACGTTAGGGGCTTCTTTGCCGTCTGAAGGTACGACCGCGTATTTGGCGACGACGATTACGCAAGAGAAAGAAAACATCACGCGGGCGTTGCAGACAGGAGCTGTTTATTACCACCGGCAAAGGGAAGCAGGCGTTGCTGAATTGTTGGGCTTTCATTTGGAAGGACCTTTTATCAACGTCAAGAGAAAAGGTGCGCAGCCGGAGGAACATATTATAAGTAATGACCTTGATCTTTACAAAGCTTTTCAACGGGAAGCCGACGGCACTATCCGAATAGTCACCTACGCACCGGAAATGTTGGGTGGGCTGGATTTAACGGCCTATATAAGTGAAACAGGCGTGATCCCTTCCATTGGCCACTCGGATGCAACCTACGGGGAAATGAAGACAGCGGTGGCAGCCGGCGCAAAGCACATCACCCATCTTTACAACGGGATGCGCGGCTTTCACCATCGCGAACCAGGTGTTGTCGGCGCGGCTTATACGATTGATGAACTCCAGAGTGAAATCATCGCGGATGGGTTGCATAGCTCACCGCCTGCTGTGGCAACGGCTTATCGGACAGGCGGATTCCGTAATCTTTTTCTTATTACCGATAGTATGAGAGCGAAGGGGCTTCAAGACGGCACGTATGATCTGGGCGGCCAAGGTGTAACTGTTCGGGATGAGAAGGCTACCCTCGCGGACGGCACCCTTGCCGGCAGCATTATAACGATGGATGGGTGCGTGCGTAATATGCGTGCATATACGGATGCCGCTTTGCCCGAGCTTGCGGCCATGGTCGCCGGCAATCAGGCAAAGGCGCTGGGGATTGATGATCGCAAAGGTTCGATTGCCCCGGAAAAAGACGCAGATCTTGTCTTGCTTAATGAACATCTGGACGTTGAGGAAACGTGGTGTCGCGGTCAGTTAGCGTATCAAAGCGAGGAGCGATAA
- the thiD gene encoding bifunctional hydroxymethylpyrimidine kinase/phosphomethylpyrimidine kinase produces the protein MTEIAKALTVAGTDPSGGAGIHADLKTFQEIGVYGMSVITSVVSQNTLGVKSFVDLELDFVESQFDAVFEDISPDAVKSGMLSNPEVMTLTAKKIREANVANYVLDPVMIASSGHALISESARETIAKELLPLATVVTPNLPEAEALTNRTIKTVDDMKEAGRILVEEYGTSAALIKGGHYEGEADDYLYDGQTFEKFSAKRFDTKHTHGSGCTYAAVITAGLANGKSLYEAVKIGKAYITAAISNPLNIGKGQGPTNHWGHRWSDVQPPIKV, from the coding sequence ATGACAGAAATAGCAAAAGCATTAACGGTGGCAGGGACGGATCCGAGCGGAGGAGCCGGTATTCACGCGGATTTGAAAACGTTCCAGGAGATCGGCGTATACGGGATGAGTGTGATCACATCAGTCGTCAGCCAGAATACGCTCGGAGTAAAGTCATTTGTGGATCTAGAACTTGATTTTGTGGAAAGCCAATTTGACGCGGTATTTGAAGATATATCTCCGGATGCGGTGAAATCGGGGATGCTTTCCAATCCGGAAGTAATGACGTTGACAGCCAAAAAAATAAGGGAAGCAAATGTCGCCAATTATGTCCTTGACCCCGTAATGATTGCGTCCAGTGGACACGCGCTCATTTCGGAATCGGCCAGGGAGACGATTGCGAAAGAGCTTCTTCCTTTGGCAACGGTCGTGACGCCGAATTTGCCGGAAGCGGAGGCGTTGACAAATCGAACGATCAAGACGGTCGACGATATGAAAGAAGCCGGGCGGATACTCGTAGAGGAATATGGGACGAGCGCTGCATTGATCAAAGGCGGGCATTATGAAGGCGAGGCCGATGATTATCTGTATGATGGCCAAACGTTTGAAAAATTCTCGGCGAAACGCTTTGATACGAAACACACGCACGGAAGCGGTTGTACGTATGCAGCGGTTATTACAGCCGGCCTGGCGAACGGAAAGTCCCTCTATGAAGCGGTGAAAATTGGCAAAGCATATATCACTGCCGCGATCTCAAATCCGCTCAATATCGGAAAAGGGCAAGGACCGACGAATCATTGGGGGCATCGCTGGTCTGACGTTCAACCCCCGATCAAAGTGTAA